A part of Paraliobacillus zengyii genomic DNA contains:
- a CDS encoding ABC transporter ATP-binding protein, whose product MKHVLYFLKQIHGHTGKVLYINTIAMLGIGLLDSVGILLLIPMISISGIVALDAAELPFANLFGFLDNFSTTIGLILILTTYVGIAIGQNLLKRHITIKNAIIQQGFLRYLQIDTYGSMLKANWDFFIRNRKTDLIHILTTEIGRTNAGTQAFLNLVASFIFTIVQIVLAFILSPTITTFVLGCGLLLLFFNRKFLKRSVLLGSRNVELGKRFMGGITDQINGIKDIKSNSLEEPRMVWYRSITKEMQDQQVNFTQLKATSQVYYKISSAVFIAIFIFVSIHLFAAQAAELTLIIVIFSRLWPRVAGIQGSMEQIAMTIPSLKVVRSMQKETNDAIEFKEKVRAVVKPIQIEKGILCDHASFRYDKKKPTFALMDIDLFIPANQITAIVGKSGAGKSTLIDLLMGLNQPEFGLVLIDGIPLQGDRLLSLRESLSYVSQDPFLFNTTVRENLLLVSPTASESDLWEALEFASAEAFIGKLPDGLDSVIGDRGIKLSGGERQRLVLARAILRKPSILVLDEATSALDTENELKIQQAIERLKGTMTIIVIAHRLSTIRNADQVIVLDEGKVVQQGGYQQLSDETTGVFSKLVNQA is encoded by the coding sequence ATGAAACACGTTTTATATTTTTTAAAACAAATACATGGTCATACCGGTAAGGTACTTTATATCAATACCATTGCAATGTTAGGAATAGGTTTACTTGATAGTGTTGGCATTCTGCTGCTTATTCCAATGATAAGTATAAGTGGTATTGTAGCGCTTGATGCAGCAGAGTTGCCCTTTGCAAATTTGTTTGGTTTTTTAGATAACTTTTCTACTACTATTGGTCTAATTCTAATTTTGACAACCTATGTAGGTATTGCTATAGGTCAAAATTTGTTAAAAAGACATATTACCATTAAGAATGCGATTATCCAGCAAGGGTTTTTACGCTATCTCCAAATAGATACGTATGGATCGATGCTAAAGGCGAATTGGGATTTTTTTATTAGAAATAGAAAAACAGACCTTATACATATTTTAACTACAGAAATTGGACGGACTAATGCTGGTACACAGGCATTTTTAAATTTAGTAGCCTCATTTATATTTACAATTGTTCAAATAGTTCTTGCCTTTATTCTATCGCCTACTATTACTACTTTCGTTTTAGGATGTGGTTTACTGTTGTTATTTTTCAACCGTAAATTCTTAAAACGGTCCGTGTTATTAGGAAGTAGAAATGTTGAATTAGGAAAACGCTTTATGGGAGGAATAACCGATCAAATTAATGGAATCAAGGATATCAAGAGTAATTCATTAGAAGAGCCAAGGATGGTTTGGTATCGTTCCATTACCAAGGAAATGCAGGACCAACAAGTAAATTTCACTCAATTAAAAGCTACTTCACAAGTTTATTATAAAATTTCTTCGGCAGTGTTTATCGCAATCTTTATTTTTGTTTCAATTCATTTATTTGCAGCACAAGCAGCAGAATTAACGCTGATTATCGTTATCTTTTCAAGATTGTGGCCAAGAGTCGCTGGGATTCAAGGTTCAATGGAGCAAATAGCTATGACAATTCCTTCATTAAAAGTAGTTCGATCGATGCAAAAGGAAACAAATGATGCAATCGAGTTTAAAGAGAAGGTGCGAGCTGTTGTTAAACCGATTCAAATTGAGAAAGGTATTTTATGTGATCATGCGTCGTTTCGCTATGATAAAAAGAAACCGACATTCGCTTTAATGGATATCGATCTATTTATTCCTGCCAATCAAATAACGGCAATTGTAGGAAAGTCTGGTGCCGGGAAGAGTACGTTAATTGATTTGCTAATGGGACTTAATCAGCCAGAATTCGGATTGGTGTTAATTGATGGTATCCCACTGCAAGGTGATCGTTTACTTTCTTTAAGAGAATCACTCAGTTATGTTTCTCAAGATCCATTTTTGTTTAATACAACTGTTAGAGAAAACTTATTGCTTGTTTCTCCAACAGCTAGTGAATCTGATTTATGGGAAGCACTTGAATTCGCTTCAGCTGAAGCGTTTATTGGGAAATTACCAGACGGACTGGATTCGGTTATTGGTGATAGAGGAATTAAGTTATCAGGCGGGGAGCGACAGCGACTTGTATTAGCTAGAGCAATTTTACGTAAACCATCTATTCTAGTATTAGATGAAGCAACGAGTGCACTCGACACAGAGAACGAATTGAAAATCCAACAAGCAATAGAACGATTAAAAGGCACAATGACGATCATCGTAATTGCCCACCGATTATCCACAATCCGCAACGCTGATCAAGTAATCGTATTAGATGAAGGTAAAGTCGTACAACAAGGCGGATACCAACAACTATCAGATGAAACCACAGGTGTTTTTAGTAAATTAGTCAATCAGGCATAG
- a CDS encoding lasso peptide biosynthesis PqqD family chaperone yields the protein MNKIDVISIDQLVSQVEGNIVSDMNGEKVMLNVTNGKYYNFGILGGEIWGEVEEGISIRALVTKLVDRYEVTEKECEEQTLAFINQLAKEGLIRLHE from the coding sequence ATGAATAAAATAGATGTTATATCGATTGATCAACTAGTTAGTCAAGTAGAGGGCAATATTGTAAGTGATATGAATGGGGAAAAAGTAATGTTAAACGTTACAAATGGAAAGTATTATAACTTTGGTATTTTAGGTGGCGAAATATGGGGTGAAGTTGAAGAAGGGATTTCGATTCGAGCGTTGGTAACAAAGCTTGTCGATCGTTATGAAGTAACGGAAAAAGAATGCGAGGAGCAGACGCTTGCTTTTATTAATCAATTAGCTAAAGAAGGACTAATTCGACTTCATGAGTGA
- a CDS encoding aldolase, translating to MKQNMYKAFGLTIDSYLQLPELSVVMDPYSCIDVSIKTGDLDAIWSEKVEDKHTLYVKEMLILFRIDKVATFLIRNGNEIIVSPVTDTSEDALRLYLLGTCMGAILMQRKILPLHGSAIVIDKKAYAIVGDSGAGKSTLASAFLQKGYQLLTDDIIPVVFSNQGKPVTIPAYPYQKLWIKTLDYYGRDTSKFKPIIDRETKFSIPVSDQFTDEITPLAGVFELTKSDNDHISINLVEGLERFQMLFKHTYRNFFLAKANLMEWHFQTSVQLATQIPLYRIHRPTNRFTADELVDLMLETIERSKISHE from the coding sequence ATGAAACAAAACATGTATAAAGCTTTTGGATTAACAATAGACAGTTATCTACAATTACCAGAATTAAGTGTAGTTATGGATCCTTATTCTTGTATAGATGTTTCGATAAAAACAGGTGATTTAGATGCTATTTGGTCGGAAAAAGTAGAAGATAAGCACACGCTTTATGTTAAAGAAATGTTGATTCTGTTTCGTATTGATAAAGTTGCTACTTTTCTTATTCGTAATGGAAATGAAATTATTGTTTCACCAGTAACAGATACCAGTGAAGATGCACTACGGTTATACCTACTTGGTACATGTATGGGCGCGATATTAATGCAAAGAAAGATCCTACCTTTACATGGTAGTGCAATAGTTATTGATAAAAAGGCATATGCGATTGTTGGTGATTCTGGTGCAGGTAAATCAACGCTAGCATCGGCATTTCTACAAAAAGGATATCAACTTCTTACGGATGATATAATCCCGGTTGTATTTTCAAATCAAGGAAAACCAGTAACTATTCCAGCATATCCTTACCAAAAATTATGGATAAAAACATTAGATTACTATGGTAGAGATACAAGCAAATTCAAACCGATTATTGATCGAGAAACAAAATTCTCGATACCAGTTAGTGATCAATTTACTGACGAAATAACGCCTTTAGCAGGTGTATTTGAGCTTACTAAATCGGATAACGATCATATTTCAATCAATTTAGTTGAGGGGCTAGAGCGATTTCAAATGCTTTTCAAACACACGTATCGTAATTTTTTTCTTGCTAAAGCCAATTTGATGGAGTGGCATTTTCAAACATCCGTACAATTAGCAACTCAGATACCATTATATCGGATTCACCGACCAACAAATCGATTTACAGCGGATGAATTAGTTGATTTGATGTTAGAGACGATTGAAAGGAGTAAAATTTCACATGAATAA
- a CDS encoding paeninodin family lasso peptide, translated as MKKEWKAPKLEVLDVSKTMGGTDYSKFDGNFNDSEQIPLDPEGNPMIGAS; from the coding sequence ATGAAAAAAGAGTGGAAAGCACCGAAGTTAGAAGTGTTAGATGTTAGTAAGACAATGGGTGGAACTGATTATAGTAAATTTGATGGTAATTTTAATGATTCAGAACAAATCCCTCTAGATCCAGAAGGAAATCCTATGATTGGTGCTAGCTAA
- a CDS encoding asparagine synthase-related protein translates to MSAIAGIYHLNKQPVSSEASSGMMDNLSQFPADDVSIWQKENVFLGCHAQWITPESVGEVLPYYNPERQLAITADAIIDNRAELFESLQVDKAKRKGMPDSQLILLAYCKWGEDAPKYLIGDFAFMIWDEREQKLFGARDPSGYRTLYYYLNQSDFAFCTTIEPLLELPFTRKKLNEAWLAEFLAISGMIDTVDARMTPYLGLEQIPPFHSFSLVKGEIELKKYGSFYPKEALKLDSNEAYVAAFQEVYQRAVNDRLRTYRNVGSQLSGGLDSGSVVGFAVKELKKNDKMLYTFSYVPPSDFVDYTPRHQFPNERPAVKQTVEYVGGIDDYYADFEGRSSFTEIDTYLDVMEMPYKFLENSFWLSGMFEKAQEKDVGILLNGDRGNFTVSWGTPIDHYAVLLKKFKWIRFYQELKSYSEKLGAARSYLFPVIAKTAFPFHKRKTAGTKLINSEFADKIGVFQKLKEHGIDDSGWFGTPNIYQQRRILFEDILPWNAGNTLDCKLSLRYSLWKRDPTNDIRVVRFCLSLPEEQYTQNGLDRALIRRSTAKILPDSIRLNQRTRGVQAADWIHRMIPDWDSFVNEAKKLTMDPSFLAFINGELLAKAIAKAEEGPQQEYRGFDYSLLMRCLIVNRFITKNF, encoded by the coding sequence ATGAGCGCGATTGCTGGAATATATCATCTTAATAAACAACCCGTCTCATCTGAAGCTAGTTCAGGTATGATGGATAACTTAAGTCAATTTCCTGCAGATGACGTAAGTATTTGGCAAAAAGAAAATGTTTTCCTAGGTTGCCATGCACAATGGATTACACCTGAATCTGTTGGTGAAGTCTTGCCTTATTATAATCCAGAGCGACAATTGGCGATCACAGCCGACGCAATCATTGATAACAGAGCGGAGCTATTTGAATCCTTACAAGTTGATAAAGCGAAAAGAAAAGGGATGCCAGATAGTCAGTTGATTTTGCTTGCTTATTGTAAATGGGGAGAAGATGCACCGAAATATTTGATTGGTGACTTCGCATTTATGATTTGGGATGAGCGCGAGCAGAAGTTATTTGGTGCGAGAGATCCTTCTGGTTATCGAACATTATATTACTATCTTAACCAGTCTGATTTTGCCTTTTGTACAACGATCGAACCTTTACTTGAGTTACCTTTTACTCGGAAAAAATTAAATGAAGCATGGCTTGCTGAATTTCTAGCCATCTCAGGAATGATTGACACAGTCGACGCGCGGATGACACCTTATCTAGGTCTAGAACAAATACCTCCTTTTCATTCATTTAGTTTAGTTAAAGGTGAAATAGAGCTTAAAAAATATGGGTCATTTTATCCTAAAGAAGCTTTGAAATTAGATTCAAATGAAGCATATGTAGCCGCTTTTCAAGAAGTGTATCAACGAGCTGTTAACGACAGGCTGCGAACATATCGTAATGTGGGTTCGCAACTTAGTGGTGGATTGGATTCTGGTTCGGTAGTTGGTTTTGCGGTAAAAGAACTTAAGAAAAACGATAAAATGTTGTATACATTTAGTTATGTACCACCGAGTGATTTTGTTGATTATACTCCGAGACATCAATTCCCTAATGAGCGTCCGGCTGTTAAGCAAACAGTGGAATATGTTGGAGGGATAGATGATTATTATGCTGACTTTGAAGGTAGAAGTTCTTTTACGGAAATTGATACGTATCTTGATGTGATGGAAATGCCGTATAAATTCCTTGAAAATTCTTTTTGGTTAAGTGGCATGTTCGAAAAAGCACAAGAAAAGGATGTTGGCATTTTATTAAATGGGGATAGAGGGAATTTCACGGTGTCTTGGGGAACTCCAATAGACCATTACGCAGTACTTTTAAAAAAGTTTAAATGGATTCGATTCTATCAAGAACTTAAATCATATAGTGAAAAATTAGGTGCAGCTAGATCTTATCTTTTTCCTGTGATTGCAAAAACAGCTTTTCCATTTCATAAGAGAAAAACTGCTGGCACTAAGTTAATTAATTCAGAATTTGCTGATAAAATAGGTGTTTTTCAAAAACTAAAGGAACATGGTATCGACGATTCAGGTTGGTTTGGCACGCCAAATATATATCAACAAAGGCGAATCCTATTTGAAGATATTCTTCCTTGGAATGCAGGTAATACACTTGATTGCAAATTATCGTTACGTTATTCCTTATGGAAACGGGATCCAACAAATGATATAAGAGTTGTTCGTTTTTGTTTGTCATTGCCAGAAGAGCAATATACACAAAATGGATTAGATCGAGCGCTTATCCGAAGGTCGACGGCGAAGATATTGCCTGACAGTATTCGCCTAAATCAACGTACTAGAGGTGTTCAAGCAGCTGATTGGATTCATCGGATGATACCAGATTGGGATTCTTTCGTAAATGAGGCGAAGAAACTAACTATGGATCCAAGTTTTTTAGCGTTTATTAATGGAGAACTGTTAGCAAAAGCTATAGCAAAGGCTGAAGAGGGACCACAACAAGAATATCGTGGTTTTGATTATAGTCTGTTGATGCGTTGTTTGATTGTCAATCGATTTATTACTAAAAATTTTTGA
- a CDS encoding lasso peptide biosynthesis B2 protein: MDKLKKILFLPFARKRLYVEVLVLLAWARILKALPFARVAPSLGQKSQETAENIDANPALINDIAKAVVLISRYTFWESACLVQAIAAMKMLERRKIESTLYLGTAIDQEGKLIAHAWLRSGPFYVTGSSVMNNFTVVSVFGKFIDREEGSL, encoded by the coding sequence ATGGATAAACTAAAAAAAATACTGTTCTTACCCTTTGCTAGAAAACGTCTATATGTCGAAGTATTGGTTCTATTAGCTTGGGCTCGTATTTTAAAAGCCTTACCATTTGCTCGAGTTGCTCCTAGTTTGGGTCAAAAATCACAGGAGACAGCGGAAAATATTGACGCAAACCCTGCGCTTATTAACGACATAGCAAAAGCGGTTGTACTTATTAGCCGTTACACCTTTTGGGAAAGTGCGTGTCTCGTTCAAGCAATTGCTGCAATGAAAATGCTAGAAAGAAGAAAGATAGAAAGCACGTTATATCTAGGGACAGCTATAGATCAGGAAGGTAAACTGATCGCACATGCATGGTTAAGAAGCGGCCCTTTTTATGTAACCGGTAGTAGTGTGATGAATAACTTCACTGTCGTTAGTGTGTTTGGCAAATTTATTGATAGAGAGGAGGGAAGTCTATGA
- a CDS encoding response regulator translates to MNKKYTVLIAEDQLLFREMIINIFREMDEFFVIASVDSGEEAIEFINRREVFPDLCLLDIQTQKMAGVICAEKLKDLFPKTKVVLLTDLAGESFIEKALSVGIDGYVLKESSLDQFKQMLRFIIEGQFVAPQHLIHHFSERLVTLQGIEQDGSMYAIKEHFRQEKDLDLNDRDYRLIQYINKGWTNQMIAKELSIKEGTVKNYISGMYKKLHVRSRRELMQILMKSTS, encoded by the coding sequence ATGAATAAAAAGTATACGGTATTAATTGCTGAAGATCAGTTACTCTTTCGTGAAATGATTATAAATATATTTAGAGAAATGGATGAATTCTTTGTGATCGCAAGTGTCGATAGCGGGGAAGAAGCAATTGAATTTATTAATAGAAGAGAAGTCTTTCCTGATCTCTGTTTACTAGATATTCAAACGCAAAAAATGGCTGGTGTTATTTGCGCAGAGAAATTAAAAGATTTATTTCCGAAAACAAAGGTTGTTTTGTTAACGGATTTAGCTGGTGAATCTTTTATTGAGAAGGCATTATCTGTTGGGATAGATGGTTACGTATTAAAGGAATCGAGTTTAGACCAATTTAAACAAATGTTACGGTTTATTATCGAAGGACAATTTGTTGCACCACAACATCTTATTCACCATTTTTCTGAGCGGTTAGTAACGTTACAAGGGATTGAACAAGATGGATCCATGTACGCGATTAAAGAACACTTTCGCCAGGAAAAGGATCTAGATTTAAATGATCGTGATTATCGGTTGATTCAATATATTAATAAAGGGTGGACAAATCAGATGATAGCGAAGGAACTTTCGATTAAAGAGGGTACCGTGAAAAATTATATATCGGGGATGTATAAGAAATTGCATGTAAGAAGTCGAAGAGAACTGATGCAGATCCTGATGAAGTCGACAAGTTGA
- a CDS encoding phospho-sugar mutase, whose amino-acid sequence MDWIEEYEKWKQFDDLDSGIRHQLKVFERDLSELEDCFDQTITFDQDGMCGEIGPGPNRINIYTIRKAAEGLARYMEAQSIYHRVRGVVIAYDSRFRSTEFALEVVKTLGIHGIPVYLFDRLRPVPLLNFAIRYLHAYAGVMITAGQHTAEYNGFRVYGPDGENLSDEEAGLLIYKVNQVKEQLAIKIADKDELLHLKLLKILHDNELERAYMMELKKITGKAELIQAYHDLCIVYTPLHGAGNSLVRNCFDSIGFTNVHVVVEQELADPTFSTVTCLNPEDIEAYTLAIEYGARLDAAILFATDPDVNQVGVAVKNCEDIYQVLTKTERNALLLDYLNNIVNMPLNSGQEFLKARDAVQICMLLAEVAVYYKSKAMTLFEGLLEITEKSGG is encoded by the coding sequence ATGGATTGGATAGAGGAATATGAGAAGTGGAAACAATTTGATGATCTGGATAGTGGGATCAGACATCAATTAAAAGTTTTTGAAAGGGATCTAAGCGAATTAGAAGATTGTTTTGATCAAACGATTACGTTTGATCAAGATGGTATGTGCGGAGAAATTGGTCCAGGGCCAAATCGAATCAATATCTATACGATCAGAAAAGCAGCTGAAGGTTTAGCTCGTTATATGGAAGCACAAAGTATTTATCACCGTGTAAGAGGGGTCGTAATTGCCTATGATTCACGCTTTCGATCAACGGAGTTTGCTTTAGAAGTAGTTAAAACCTTGGGTATTCATGGTATCCCTGTTTATTTGTTTGACCGATTGCGCCCGGTGCCACTGCTCAATTTCGCTATTCGTTATTTACATGCTTACGCAGGTGTGATGATAACAGCGGGGCAACATACAGCAGAATATAATGGATTCAGAGTTTATGGACCAGATGGAGAGAATCTTTCTGACGAGGAAGCTGGATTATTAATCTACAAAGTGAATCAAGTGAAAGAACAATTAGCGATTAAAATAGCAGATAAAGATGAACTACTTCATTTGAAATTATTAAAGATTCTTCATGATAATGAATTGGAACGAGCGTATATGATGGAACTTAAAAAGATAACTGGTAAAGCCGAGCTGATCCAAGCCTATCATGATTTATGTATAGTATACACACCTTTACATGGTGCTGGTAATTCACTCGTCCGAAACTGTTTTGATTCGATTGGCTTTACGAATGTCCATGTCGTGGTTGAGCAAGAGTTAGCAGATCCGACTTTTTCTACGGTAACGTGCTTAAATCCAGAAGACATAGAGGCTTATACACTAGCGATAGAATATGGTGCACGTTTAGATGCGGCTATTCTATTTGCAACAGATCCAGATGTGAATCAAGTGGGCGTTGCAGTTAAAAATTGCGAGGACATTTATCAGGTACTCACGAAAACGGAGAGGAATGCGTTACTTCTGGATTATCTGAATAATATAGTAAACATGCCACTTAATAGTGGGCAAGAGTTTTTAAAAGCGAGAGACGCGGTTCAAATCTGTATGTTGCTTGCTGAAGTAGCGGTTTATTATAAATCAAAAGCAATGACGCTGTTTGAAGGACTGTTAGAAATTACCGAGAAATCTGGTGGGTGA
- a CDS encoding sugar phosphate nucleotidyltransferase, whose amino-acid sequence MKLVLLSGGSGKRLWPLSNDARSKQFLKVLTNEFADKESMVQRVWGQLTKNDLAKDSIIATSKNQVDMIHNQIGVGVPMVVEPERRDTFPAIALAAVYLFDVKGCSPDEVVAMLPVDPYVEDHFFSKVKELEDILLESDADLALMGVTPTYPSEKYGYIVPKKADEKRYVTVDSFKEKPNEVTATELILNDALWNCGVFAFRLDYILNLLKEKGLPIQYDALLKQYPLLPKTSFDYEVVEKAKHIVALPYDGFWKDLGTWNTLTEEMASNLVGKGIIDETLENSHIVNELDIPIALIGLDNVVIAASPDGILVSDKAASAKVKDYVNGFAGRPMYEERRWGWYRVLEYTKYQEGNEVLTKRIGINAGKNLSYHVHYKRSEIWTVIKGDGVLVLDDQIRHVRSGDVLNIPLATKHAIRATTDMEFIEVQTGSELVEEDVHRFAMKWEDIEDIMRAYMLSN is encoded by the coding sequence ATGAAACTCGTACTCTTATCTGGAGGTTCTGGTAAACGATTATGGCCACTATCAAATGATGCTAGGTCGAAACAGTTCTTGAAAGTATTAACAAATGAATTTGCTGATAAAGAATCAATGGTTCAGCGCGTTTGGGGACAATTAACAAAGAATGATTTAGCGAAAGATTCTATTATTGCAACAAGTAAGAATCAAGTTGATATGATCCATAATCAGATTGGCGTAGGTGTACCAATGGTAGTAGAACCGGAACGTCGTGACACGTTTCCTGCAATTGCACTTGCTGCTGTTTACTTGTTTGATGTGAAGGGTTGTAGTCCGGATGAAGTGGTCGCAATGCTACCAGTTGATCCTTATGTAGAGGATCACTTTTTTTCGAAAGTAAAAGAATTAGAGGATATCTTGCTAGAATCTGATGCAGATTTAGCGTTAATGGGTGTGACACCAACGTATCCTTCAGAAAAATATGGCTATATTGTTCCGAAAAAAGCTGATGAAAAGCGTTATGTAACGGTTGATTCATTTAAAGAGAAACCAAATGAAGTGACTGCGACAGAGCTGATTTTGAATGATGCATTATGGAACTGTGGGGTGTTCGCCTTTCGGTTGGATTATATTTTAAATCTATTAAAAGAAAAAGGATTGCCGATTCAATATGACGCGCTCTTAAAACAGTATCCACTTTTACCTAAAACAAGTTTTGATTATGAAGTAGTTGAGAAAGCAAAACATATTGTCGCGCTACCATATGACGGTTTTTGGAAAGACCTTGGTACATGGAACACACTAACAGAAGAAATGGCATCGAATTTGGTAGGCAAAGGAATAATTGATGAAACACTAGAGAATTCTCATATCGTTAATGAGTTGGATATTCCGATTGCATTGATTGGTTTGGATAATGTGGTAATTGCTGCAAGCCCTGATGGCATTCTTGTTTCAGATAAAGCTGCCAGTGCGAAAGTGAAAGATTATGTTAATGGATTTGCCGGTCGTCCCATGTATGAGGAAAGAAGATGGGGCTGGTATCGTGTACTAGAATACACAAAATATCAAGAAGGCAACGAAGTTTTAACGAAAAGAATTGGTATAAATGCTGGTAAAAACCTTAGCTACCATGTTCACTACAAACGAAGTGAGATATGGACGGTGATAAAAGGTGATGGTGTCTTAGTGCTTGACGATCAAATTCGTCACGTCAGATCTGGTGACGTACTAAATATCCCATTAGCTACGAAACATGCGATTAGAGCAACTACTGATATGGAGTTCATTGAAGTACAAACAGGTAGTGAATTAGTAGAAGAAGATGTTCATCGATTCGCAATGAAATGGGAAGATATTGAAGACATTATGCGCGCGTATATGTTAAGTAACTAA
- a CDS encoding nucleotidyltransferase domain-containing protein, with protein MKKLVGHRSNELTLLIELLDSEKVKLLKQNKHLFSKVNWEVFLELTSYHRVYPTIYKNIKLLDSPLVPTEVVASLHRHYVENTMRMMQLTAEMERVCHVFQQHSLNVIILKGPILSYQLYEDLSSRTSNDLDVLIDLEDLDKMTDVLGTLGYQIAYEPPRMLEDWKVQNHHIEFYNKEKGCEIEIHWKLNPGPTNEPSFKEMWQHKIRVPVTTSAVYGLDEAYLLYHLITHGARHGWFRLRWLTDIDQLLKRTDDHQRLIFLLKKCNYSYLIGQYVHLVSDVLDQPIPAELLPYGSSHKARSLAKKAATFIENKVDVDHPPSGWEKSCTDYLYSIKNRSQKWQFFIRKAYPNSWDAQVLPLPKSLYFLYIPLRPILGLWRYTRRRFFSVKG; from the coding sequence ATGAAAAAATTGGTTGGTCATCGGTCTAATGAACTTACATTATTAATAGAGCTTTTAGATAGTGAAAAAGTGAAGCTACTCAAGCAGAATAAGCACTTGTTTTCAAAGGTGAATTGGGAAGTGTTTTTAGAACTAACGAGCTACCATCGTGTTTATCCGACTATCTATAAAAATATCAAGCTGCTAGATAGTCCGCTTGTTCCAACTGAGGTAGTTGCTTCTTTACATCGTCATTACGTAGAGAATACGATGCGAATGATGCAACTAACTGCTGAAATGGAACGTGTATGTCACGTGTTCCAACAACATAGTCTAAATGTGATCATCTTAAAAGGGCCTATTCTTTCTTATCAATTATACGAGGATTTATCTTCACGGACATCGAATGATTTGGATGTATTAATAGATTTAGAAGATTTAGATAAAATGACTGACGTTCTCGGTACGCTTGGTTATCAGATAGCATATGAACCGCCAAGAATGCTGGAAGACTGGAAGGTGCAGAATCATCATATTGAATTCTACAATAAAGAAAAAGGTTGCGAAATTGAGATCCATTGGAAGTTAAACCCAGGTCCGACAAATGAACCAAGTTTCAAGGAGATGTGGCAACATAAAATCCGTGTTCCGGTCACGACATCTGCAGTTTATGGGCTCGATGAAGCATATCTACTGTATCATTTAATCACCCACGGCGCACGACATGGCTGGTTTAGATTGAGATGGTTGACAGATATTGATCAATTACTTAAACGAACAGACGATCATCAAAGATTGATTTTCTTATTGAAAAAGTGCAACTATAGTTACCTAATTGGGCAATATGTTCATCTTGTTAGTGATGTTTTAGATCAACCAATACCAGCAGAATTACTACCATACGGATCATCTCATAAGGCAAGAAGTCTCGCCAAAAAAGCAGCAACTTTTATCGAGAATAAAGTAGATGTAGATCATCCACCATCAGGGTGGGAAAAGAGCTGTACGGATTATCTGTACAGTATTAAAAATCGCTCTCAGAAATGGCAATTTTTTATTCGAAAAGCCTACCCGAATTCATGGGATGCACAAGTACTCCCATTACCAAAGTCACTTTATTTTCTCTATATACCATTACGGCCTATCCTCGGATTGTGGCGCTATACGCGCAGACGGTTCTTCTCTGTCAAAGGTTAG
- a CDS encoding PqqD family peptide modification chaperone: protein MINSQLTNQQMYIQSKDNVIHSNEQKQMVVNMDNGTCYDLGEIGQVIWEVLSMAATIDQIVTILTTEFEVTNEECRSIVEQFITELLATGLIETDQESR, encoded by the coding sequence ATGATTAACAGTCAATTGACCAATCAGCAAATGTATATTCAATCCAAAGATAATGTGATTCATAGTAATGAACAGAAGCAGATGGTCGTAAATATGGACAATGGCACATGTTACGACCTAGGCGAAATAGGGCAAGTCATTTGGGAAGTTCTTTCGATGGCAGCTACGATCGATCAGATTGTTACTATTTTAACTACTGAATTTGAGGTTACGAATGAGGAGTGTAGAAGTATCGTTGAACAGTTTATAACGGAATTATTAGCGACAGGTTTAATTGAAACGGACCAGGAATCAAGGTGA